The genome window GTATCATTTTCCAAGTAAAGAAATAAGAGAACTATCATTAACTACTTTAAGACTTACTGGTCACGCTTTATCAGAATGTCCGTTGGTATGCCATGATCTTATTGCAAGTTGGCCGGCAATGTCTATTCCAATAATTATTTGGCGAATTGGTGTAATATTAGAGATAGAGAAATTCCCTTTATTTTATTCTTGGGGGGATAAGGAATGGAAAAACTTATTAATGAAGGTAAATAAAAGCGACTGGCTATTCCCCGGTTGTTTACCTCCAGAAACGATTCGCAATATTATTATCAACCAATATACAAACGAATTAATTGCCTTTAAAGTAATTTATAGGGAGGATAATCATCTTATTTTAATTCATCGTCCACAATGGTTTAATGATGCACAGTTAAAACTACAGCTGGTTAAAAGGAGATCATAATATGCAACATACATGTACAATGTTTTTAGCAGGAAAGAATGCAACGATTGATGGGTCAACTATAGTTTGTCGTGAGGAAGATTATGGTAATGCATTTAATCCTCAAAGATTTGTATTAGTAAAACCAGAAAGACAGCCACGTCAATATCAAAGCAAAACAACTGACTTTAAAATTGATTTACCAGTTCCTAAGCTAAAATATACTTCTACGCCAGATGCTGACGATAAAGATGGAATTTTTGGTGCAGGCGGTATCAATGGTGTAAATGTTGCGATGAGTGCGACTGAAACTATTACTACTAATGCCCGGATATTAGCAATAGATCCTTATAACACTTTATCTGGAATTGGCGAAGAAGATTTTGTAACATTAGTCCTTCCTTATATTAAGAGTGCTCAAGATGGTGTTAAGAAACTAGGAAGTTTATTAGAAAAGTATGGTACTTATGAGGCTAATGCGATAGCTTTTAGTGATAATAATGAAGTGTGGTATATGGAAACGATTGGCGGTCATCATTGGGCAGCTGTTAAAATTCCTGATAGTGCCTATGTGATTGCTCCTAATCGATTTAACATTACTAATTTTGATTTTGACGGTCCCAACACAATGAGTTCACCAAATTTGAAACAGTGGATTGATCAAAATAAGTTAAATCCTAGCGAGAATGAATACAATTTACGACGTATTTGTGGAAGTGCAACTGCTACTGATACTGTCTACAACAACCCACGAGCATGGTATGTTCAGCAGCAATTAGGGACGATAAATGCTAATCCGCAAAGTAATAACCTTCCATTCATCTGTTATGCAAAAGAAAAGCTTACTGTAACTACAATCAAGAAGTTAATGAGTTCTCATTATCAAGGGACAGCTTTTGATCCATATCATTTAGAAAGAGATAAAGCACCATTTAGGTCAATTGCATTAAACCGAAACTTAGAATTACATATTTTACAAATACGTAATAATGTTCCTGCAAGTATTGCTGGTGTCCATTGGTTGGCATTTGGCCCTAATACTTTTAATGCTGTGGTTCCCTTTTATGCAAATATTGACGATACCCCAATCCCTTATCGAAACACTAGTACTGAATATTCAATAGACGATATGTATTGGCTCACTCATACAATTGCTGCGCTTGGGGACCAAAATTATCGGCAAGCACAGAGTATTGAAGAAAACTTTGAATTGCAAGTAATGGCAAAAACAATGAATGTTCAAAAGAATACGGATAAGGAAATAGCAGAACACCAGGATGTGAGTGCATTTTTAACCACAATTAATAATCGGATGGCCGAAACCGCAGTGGACGAAAGCAAAAAATTACTAGGGAAACTAGTAAAGCTTACTTTTTCAAGAGAACGATTACAATTCTAGGCAGAAAATAAAAAAAGAGGTTGGATAGATGGTGCAATAATGAAAGACCAACTTTTCCAATCTCTTTTTTATTAATTATTATTTTGTATAATTTGTAGCTTTGGTGGACGATATTGGTTCACAAATTCATCTAAGGATGCAGATCGAGCCAATTTTCGGCTTTTAAATGCGTTTATTAAAGTATTATAGTCAAAATTTGGAATCATTAGGCCGTAATCAGAATCTTCGGTGTTAAAAACGACTGCGGTAGCCGTTTCTGATACGCCTAGATTACTTGCGATTTTTTGATCTTGACGGAAAGCCTGCTTAGCAAGTTGACTTTGCCGATCCTCAAAAAACATTTCTAAGTCAAGGTGTGAATCATGTGCAATTTTATTAATTAATCCATCGTTGTAATCCAAGCCTTGGTTAATCAGCGCAGATTGTAATTGTAAGAGATAATGCCGTCCACGTTTTCGTCCTTGGAAGAGGGCTGCTTTATAATCTAATATTACTTGATTAAGGGTTTTTGATACTTGTTGTCTTGCAGCAAGATCATGGGGATTAAGATGATAATATTTAAGTGTGCTATCGATCGTTTTCATATTGAATAGTGGTACAAATTGGTAACTAATTTTTGTATTTAAATCACGATCAATTTTTAACACGTCTTTTTCACACCGTAAACAGCGCATTCCTAATGGATTCACAAAAAGATGAAGTTCGAGCATAATTAACCCCTCCGATCATTTGTATACTCAAAATCCTAATCCTGTGAACATAATTATTTTTGCAAATATCTAACTATTTGTAAAGAATTTAGTTTTAAGATAATTACAAGAGTTATTATTATAAATGTGCTAAAATATACGGAGATTTAACAGGAGGCTGAATTATGATTGAAGATTGGCAGCATTTTTTATTGCCATATCAGCAGGCCGTAAATGAACTAAAAGTCAAATTACGGGGGATGCGAAAGCAATTTCAAGACCAAACGCAACATTCTCCGATTGAATTTGTAACTGGACGAGTAAAGCCAGTTGATAGTATTAAAGAAAAAATGATTAGACGACATGTGCAAGAGGACCGCCTTGAGCAAGATATGCAAGATATTGCCGGTTTGCGGATCATGTGTCAATTTGTAGAAGACATTTATAAGGTAGTTGACTTATTACGGCAGCGAAGTGATATGACTATTTTAGAGGAACGTGATTATATCACCAACGTTAAACCAAGTGGATATCGTTCCTATCATATTGTTATTGAATATCCGGTCCAATTGATTACTGGAGAAAAAAGAATATTAGCTGAAATTCAGGTGCGAACCCTTGCGATGAACTTTTGGGCAACGGTAGAACATTCTTTAAATTATAAATATCAAGGTGAGTTTCCTGAGGAGCTATCTGCAAGGTTGCAAAGAGCCGCAGAGGCAGCGTTTAAGCTTGATAATGAAATGTCAGAGATTCGAGAAGAAATAAAGGAAGCACAGACATTATTTTCTAAGCGGAGGTCAACTAATTCTATTAATGAAGATGAGTTAAAGGAGTAAGTTATGAGAATTGGAATATATAATAATGAAACAGCAGAATCTCAACGAGTGACAAAGGTTTTAAAAACCGAAATGAAACGAGCAGGTTTAACTTATGTCGAAAAAAATCCAGAAGTTGTAATAACAATTGGTGGTGATGGCACTTTGTTATCAGCTTTTCATCATTATCAAAAAGATTTAAATAACATTCGCTTTGTTGGAATTCATACTGGGCACTTAGGATTTTATACGGATTGGCGGAGTTTTGAAATTGATGATTTAGTTGATAGTTTAGTAAAAGATAGCGGACAGGCAGTTTCATATCCCTTACTTGATATGAAGGCTACTTATTCTGATGGGCAGATAGAGAATTATATTGCACTTAATGAATCAACAATTCGGAATGTTACACGAACAATGGTATGTGATGTGTTTATTAATAATCATCTGTTTGAAAACTTTCGGGGGGATGGTTTATGTATTTCAACTCCAACCGGTTCAACTGCTTATAATAAATCAGTCGGTGGTGCCATTGTCGATCCAAATAGTGTTGGCTTTCAGTTAGCAGAAATGGCTTCACTTAACAACCGGGTTTTTCGGACCCTAGGCTCACCGATTATTTTTGGTGCTGATGCTGAGTTAATTTTGCGTTTGCGTGATGAAAATGGTCATGTGCTTACATGCGACCGTGATCAATGGATGCTTAAAAGCGAGAAAGAACGGTATCTGACTGAATTATCTTATAAAGTATCCAAGCAACGAATATATTTTGCTCAATATCGGCATAATAATTTCTGGAATCGAGTAAAAGATTCATTTATTGGTGGAGTGCATTAATGAAATTTAATTGGATATACGATCATCGCACACCACGGAAATTACGATCGGCATTAAAAATGTATGGGGTTTCTTCTTCGTTATTAAAAGTAGCCATATACCATGGAGGAAAAATGCAAATAAACGGG of Limosilactobacillus reuteri subsp. reuteri contains these proteins:
- a CDS encoding DsbA family protein, with protein sequence MLELHLFVNPLGMRCLRCEKDVLKIDRDLNTKISYQFVPLFNMKTIDSTLKYYHLNPHDLAARQQVSKTLNQVILDYKAALFQGRKRGRHYLLQLQSALINQGLDYNDGLINKIAHDSHLDLEMFFEDRQSQLAKQAFRQDQKIASNLGVSETATAVVFNTEDSDYGLMIPNFDYNTLINAFKSRKLARSASLDEFVNQYRPPKLQIIQNNN
- a CDS encoding GTP pyrophosphokinase family protein, yielding MIEDWQHFLLPYQQAVNELKVKLRGMRKQFQDQTQHSPIEFVTGRVKPVDSIKEKMIRRHVQEDRLEQDMQDIAGLRIMCQFVEDIYKVVDLLRQRSDMTILEERDYITNVKPSGYRSYHIVIEYPVQLITGEKRILAEIQVRTLAMNFWATVEHSLNYKYQGEFPEELSARLQRAAEAAFKLDNEMSEIREEIKEAQTLFSKRRSTNSINEDELKE
- a CDS encoding C69 family dipeptidase — its product is MQHTCTMFLAGKNATIDGSTIVCREEDYGNAFNPQRFVLVKPERQPRQYQSKTTDFKIDLPVPKLKYTSTPDADDKDGIFGAGGINGVNVAMSATETITTNARILAIDPYNTLSGIGEEDFVTLVLPYIKSAQDGVKKLGSLLEKYGTYEANAIAFSDNNEVWYMETIGGHHWAAVKIPDSAYVIAPNRFNITNFDFDGPNTMSSPNLKQWIDQNKLNPSENEYNLRRICGSATATDTVYNNPRAWYVQQQLGTINANPQSNNLPFICYAKEKLTVTTIKKLMSSHYQGTAFDPYHLERDKAPFRSIALNRNLELHILQIRNNVPASIAGVHWLAFGPNTFNAVVPFYANIDDTPIPYRNTSTEYSIDDMYWLTHTIAALGDQNYRQAQSIEENFELQVMAKTMNVQKNTDKEIAEHQDVSAFLTTINNRMAETAVDESKKLLGKLVKLTFSRERLQF
- a CDS encoding NAD kinase; the protein is MRIGIYNNETAESQRVTKVLKTEMKRAGLTYVEKNPEVVITIGGDGTLLSAFHHYQKDLNNIRFVGIHTGHLGFYTDWRSFEIDDLVDSLVKDSGQAVSYPLLDMKATYSDGQIENYIALNESTIRNVTRTMVCDVFINNHLFENFRGDGLCISTPTGSTAYNKSVGGAIVDPNSVGFQLAEMASLNNRVFRTLGSPIIFGADAELILRLRDENGHVLTCDRDQWMLKSEKERYLTELSYKVSKQRIYFAQYRHNNFWNRVKDSFIGGVH